Part of the bacterium genome is shown below.
TCATGGAAACCACGCTTTGGGTCAAAGCAATATGGGAAACCTATATGTGGACCGGAGACGACAAGTTTTTGAAGGAGCTGTACCCCATCTGCATTGACGGCATGTTGGACTACGTCCTATCGCAGCCGAGTAGAGACGGTTTCATCCTGATGGAATATGAAGACTTACCTAACAGCAAGCGCGACAAAACGTGCCCTGCATATATCATTTCCGGCCTGGATGCCTTGGGTAAGATGGCCGTTAGGCTGGGCGATGCGGAAACCGCTAAGAAGTGCGCCTTTGAGAACGCTAAGTTCCGCTCACAGGTCGAGGATTTCTTCTGGAGTGAAGAATTCGGGGTCTATGCCACTTTCATCGATGATGACAATAAGCCATTGCTGCGCGATGACCGCGGTTGGCCCGCAGGCACATTCTGCGCGCCGGCGAGCGTAGCTTACGCAATGGCAGGAGATGCGTCACGAGTCAATCGGGCGCTCGATTATCTTGAACGACCCGAATACAACTCCGACTGGGGCCTTTATCTGAGCTGGAATAAAGACTGCCTGATGCCGATTACCCACGGCCAGGCAGCTATCGGCGAGTTCAACTATAACCGTCTTGAACAGGGTATGCGCTACGTTCGGGATATCGCGAAAACGACGCATCACTTCATGCCCGGCGCTTTGCCCGAATACACGACGCCTGATGGCGATCCGACGAAGTTTGACCCGATCTGGTGCTTCTGTCAGCTTTGGTCTGCGGCTAATTTAACCGAAGGGATGATGTGGGGCCTCCTGCATATCGAGCCTGACGCGGCTCGTAAGACCGTCACAATAACCCCAAGGCTGCCCAAGGGCTGGGATCGTATGGAGTTCACGAACATCATAGTTGGCGACACCCGATTTAACGTGAAAGTGGAAGGCGGCACTACTACCGTCACTTCAGTCAGTGGCCCCGAGTTGGACATAACCGTAAAGGAATAGTCGAATGCAAATTGTAGTCGTAGCCGATATACACGCCAACTATCGCGCGTTGAAAGCCGTTTTAGATAAGTACGAGAAAGCTGATGAGGTTTGGTGCCTTGGCGATATCGTCATGTGCGGCCCAATGCCTCAAACCTGTACAAAGCTAATCCGCGATCGATGCCGATACTCGGTGTTGGGCAACCACGATTCGGCACACGTGTCGCTGGTTAGACAAATTCCACAGGTCTGTCATGACGCCTATCCGCCTGAAGAGTGGCATCTGGAATATTTGGAAAACCTGCCGGTATCGGTGAAATTCGAGTCCGACGGCAGATCTTATTATCTTTCGCATGGTGGCGAGGAGCCAATCGATCGCCTTGTGCATTGGTTCAACCGTGAGCATTTTGAGCAGGCGCTGGAGTTCACCGGAACAGACGCGATTATGATAGGGCACTCTCATGTGGCGATGATCGAAAAGGTTGGGGATAAGTTCCTCATTAACGCAGGTACCGTTGGCCAGCCGACCGAGGGCGATTATCGGGCCCAGTGTATTGTTATCGAAGACGGCCAATTCCGACTCGATCGGGTTGAATACAATCTGGATGAACTCGCCGAAGATTATTCCAACTCACTCATGCCAAAAGAGCATGCCGACTATTACTTGCAGTGTACACGCCAAGGTTTTGTCACCAAACACGGCATCCGCCGAGGGCCTCTTTCCGATTCAGCAATAATTCCCGAAGTGTCAGAGGAAAAATAATGAAATACTCGAACCCATATCTTCCCCCATTACTAAAGTTTCTGGATGGGACACCAGTTAAAACAATTGAAGACTGGGAGAAACGCAGGAGTGAAATCCGAGAGTTGATGTGTCAATACTTTATTGGCACTGTCCCTGATACTCCGCCTGCGTTGCTTGCTGCCGAAGTGGTTGGCGAAGAAGCAAAAGGCAGCTCGACCATAAAGCGCGTTAAACTTACCTTTGATACTAAGAATAAGTTCAGTTGCGAGCTTACACTTTGGGTTCCTGAAGGTGATGGGCCTTTTCCGGTGGTGATGGTTCAACCGATCGAATACCAATATGGATGGGCAGAAGCAGCGTTGGCGCGAAGGTTTTTAGTTTGCTTGTATCCCGGTACTGATGGGTTCGATCCGCAGCCGGATTACCCAG
Proteins encoded:
- a CDS encoding glycosyl hydrolase family 65 protein, whose product is AEQKGNMVVVQAELNNTVQPEYSSWTAALISNIKPSGVAIGENIVGPERTAGNGISAILKFPLDLQPDGSVRLVIGGDLSDPNKAKEVVTRVMANYDSFYKEKMDWYNHIATNLTNVDTPEPVLNDAWFWSKMSLDWMTTTSPILGTGVVAGYQDFPWYFGGDTDVSIPGMLMAGLHEQAKAALLIFAPIGKVSRGRIPHELIPNGSIYSHGHIMETTLWVKAIWETYMWTGDDKFLKELYPICIDGMLDYVLSQPSRDGFILMEYEDLPNSKRDKTCPAYIISGLDALGKMAVRLGDAETAKKCAFENAKFRSQVEDFFWSEEFGVYATFIDDDNKPLLRDDRGWPAGTFCAPASVAYAMAGDASRVNRALDYLERPEYNSDWGLYLSWNKDCLMPITHGQAAIGEFNYNRLEQGMRYVRDIAKTTHHFMPGALPEYTTPDGDPTKFDPIWCFCQLWSAANLTEGMMWGLLHIEPDAARKTVTITPRLPKGWDRMEFTNIIVGDTRFNVKVEGGTTTVTSVSGPELDITVKE
- a CDS encoding metallophosphoesterase family protein yields the protein MQIVVVADIHANYRALKAVLDKYEKADEVWCLGDIVMCGPMPQTCTKLIRDRCRYSVLGNHDSAHVSLVRQIPQVCHDAYPPEEWHLEYLENLPVSVKFESDGRSYYLSHGGEEPIDRLVHWFNREHFEQALEFTGTDAIMIGHSHVAMIEKVGDKFLINAGTVGQPTEGDYRAQCIVIEDGQFRLDRVEYNLDELAEDYSNSLMPKEHADYYLQCTRQGFVTKHGIRRGPLSDSAIIPEVSEEK